The Alosa alosa isolate M-15738 ecotype Scorff River chromosome 17, AALO_Geno_1.1, whole genome shotgun sequence genomic sequence TGTAACTGTAAATAGTTAACATTAGCGCTTAACGTAACACAATTGAACTCATCTATATATTCTGCTCTCTTGCAGTCAGTCAGGTGATGTTAAAAATCTgattattattgattattattTAGGATACTGAGGCTTATTGATGCTTTACTTGCTGATGCTGATGATTATCAAAACAAACAATTGCATTTGAATTGAATTAGACAATAAACTGTTAGAATCTAGAAGCTAGAACAACTGAACTTCTTGTAGCTAGGAGCGGAGGACCATCAGTTCTCATCTTTTCAGATGTGTTAACCAAAGAAATTATAACGATAGAAGTTattgctaacgttaatgttaataTTGATTTCCACCAACCAACACTCGTGACATATTCCTGTTGTGTGAATATTTTCAACAGGAACAGGAAGGAAATTAATTATAACGTTACAGATTTTCAAGACGATGATGGTATGTTAACTAACTTTTCATTTTGTTATAGATTTCGATACTTAGTGCACTATGCTTGTAATAATACATCGTTGCATTGTTTAGACATAAAACTGCAAGGAACGTTAATGTGCACAAACTCTTCGCTTTGGCTCAGATGAGGACTTTGCTGTGAAGGCCCCTGCTAGTAAAAAGGCTCGACTAGATgctgagaagagaaaaaaatcaaCTGTCAAATCCGCGAGCCAGGAGAATGGACATCTTATTCAAGATCGTAAGGAGAGGTACGGTGATATGCATAGTAACTTACAACACCATCAATGAATAATTAGCCTAGATGATAAAACTCTTCAAAAAATATATCCAACACATTTTATCACATTGTCATGCTTAATGTTTGTGGTGTCATATTGCAGTATAAACAGCGcttgtttatgaaacaaaaccTTAAGGTGGAtgtacattttttaaattaatttacaTTAGTGCATCTTTCATGTGACTTGCATGGTGAAACTCAGCTTACTCATGACAGCATTGTGTTTTTATCACGTTAACTTGATTGTATCCAGTTTCACTGTACAACCCAGGTTAGTCAAACATTTGGTAAAGTTGACGTCATAGGATCAGTGAAGCGGAACGATGATGTGCATTTGAAAGTCAACATCAGGCTTGGAGTTTCCAGCTGATTCTGCCCTAAACTGAATTCAAACACATCTCTTCTCTGGAATGATTAATGTTATAACAAGGTTATACATTTGGTGTCCATAGTTGTGGGAGATGGGTGATGTGTTTCATCATGTTTACATTTTAGGACACCTCTGTCTGACAAACTCTATGAAAGGGACCTAGAAGCAGCTCTCACACTTTCAATGCTTCAGACCACTGAAACGAGAGCAGTGGAGGGACTCGGTCAGCAAGGTTGGGATCTAAGTTGTAGTTATTttgtgtattctctctctcgctctctctctctctgtgttatgtgtgtataCCGATTtccccattgtgtgtgtttgttttgttcacacagttGATGAGAACCAAGCCCAACACTCAGCACCACCATTGTCCAACTGCAGTGTGGATAGCAAAAACCATGGtaacgagagagaaaaaaatcttgCACTTGTTTGTGCATAGAGGCAGTGTTTGCATGAACTCTGTAGTCTATTCAGGAAGTGCTTGTTGTCCTACACAGTTCATAAGATAAAAGTGATTTCTGTTACCTTTATGCATATCCCCAAGGGCTAAATGATATCACAAATGAGCAGTTATCCCCTAAATCATCCAAACAAAGGAAGGCTGCTTCCGTGGCACAGTCCTCCCTGAAGAAAGATAAAGATAGTGCTGCAGATGAGGACTACCTCCCACAAAACACACCTGGTAGCAGACTGTTCTTTCCCCTCTGAATATGATTAAAAAATGAGACTACCTATATTCTTTCAGTCACTCATGTGATatgctttatttattttattcagaCTCAGAGAGTGAATCAGATTTCAGTGAGGAGAACGAGAGCGAAGAGGAGGAATTTACCATCAAGAAAGGGCCGAAAAAGAGTAAACAGAGCAAGGGCAACAAGAAAACACCCCCTCCAAAGAAGGAAAAGCAGACCCCTAAGGCTACCAAATCTAAAACACCAGCCACAACAACAGGTAAAGCTCAAAGGTGGAACAGATACAAGAAATACTGTACAAGATACATATTACAAAGTGTCCCTTTTAACCTAAAGTGTTACTTCATTCCCATCAAAGCAACTCCCTCCAGCAGCAGAGGTCTGGCAAGCCCCACCATCAGTCTAAGTCCAGTTACAACCAACACTGCACCCGCCCTGAAGAAAACCCCCGCTACTCCCCCCATGTCAAGCCCTGTACTCTCCACAAGTCCAGCTGGAGGTAGAATTCCCAAGTGGAATCCTCCAGGTAAAACTAGAGGGAAATCATTAAATGATTGGCCTTAGATACTTGTTATTGAGTTGAAATGCCTCCCAGTTTAGGCAGGTGTTTCAGCATTTGAAAGATGTGATTTAATTTGTTTACTTGTATTTGTGCCTACAGGTCATATTGGAAGAAGTCCTAGTACTTCTCAAGGCGCTGCAGTAAAGTCTCCCGGTCAGGGCCTACGTTTAGGACTCTCCCGTATGGCCAGGGTGAAACCCCTTCATCCAAATGCTGCGGCTCACTGATGGCTGGCATCCAGTCTTCTGATATTTCAAACACAGCCTACAGAACTTTATGCCCCCATAAGTAAACCATCATCTGGATTAATCTCTAATAGCCACACAATTGAACGCTGTAATAACAAAGGTATTGAAACATAGCGGCTCCCTCTGCTGGATTCCTAAAGAATTTCCAGGCGTCTATATGTCAAactttgtacagtatgtgttgtcGGTTCATTTAataccatttattttaaaagcatGTTGAATTTAATATGTTTCTACGGTAatgtcagtgttttttttttttttttttctagtgaCTTGTACATTTGGCTGGAATGGAACATTAAAAATTAACTTGAGTCAAAAACTCTAATAAGTCTGCAATCTTGTTTTATGAACATGAAGGTCACAGTTCCCAGGCGTGTGATGCATTGTTCGATGTTCGAAATTAAATTGTGTTGCTTGGCATTTAGAATGATACCGATAATGACGACTTGGAATTCTAACTCAACTGCTTTAGAACGCTAGACTCGGCCCAGAGCTCTGCCCAAAGGTCCCGTTTGACGTTGGATTGTCAATTGCTTTATGACGTCACGCGCGGTTCATTATGACATTGGAGGCATATCAAATGTAATCCATAGCCTTTCAGAGATTGCTTCATTGTAGCTTTGTCGCTTTCATGAGCAAGACTACTCTCATATGCCGAATAAGACTTATCTTCTAAGGCAAACATGAGTTCCGGGAATCTCGGGGAACGACCCCCAGATAGGTGAGGAGGTTATAATTTAACCTAGTATGAATATTTGTGGTATGACGTTAATATTAATCTCGTTGAGAATTAAGTTCTAGGTGGATGTCCGTGAAACAGGTCCACGTTCAAATACATTGAAGTATATAAGCCCAATGACGTGAATGAATTAGCCTAAATAGTTCATGTTATGGCCATAACCTAGCTGAAATGACGGTCGCCCAAGACATTAACAACATTTGTTTCATTTTAGACGTAAAACTGCGAGAAAGCCGAAAGACCGAGACATCCTGCCAGTACTGAGcaaggtaggcctatgtgaatAAAAGCACACTTAGTTAAATGGTTGAAATAGGAATGGACTTTCCTGACCAACAATTTGGcgaaatgtaggctaatgctgCACATATTGTCAGTGATTTGTATGTAACTATGAAATAGAATATGAATATGTATGTAACTATGAAATAGAATATGAATATTTTATATGGCTGGGCTAAAAAAAGAACCTATCAATAGGCAATAAGGAAAAACTATGATTATAGCTTATatagcaggggtctcaaactcaaatgagccgggggccacttctgccaatgtcatctCGTGGGAGGGCCacatcagtgttaaagaataatacaaaaaaagaacggctatttcctaaaatacaatggttttttttttttttttttcaaatactgtattttcaaacacaaaactacaaacagaaaatgcaagactttttatctatttttagacacctgtgctagcaaccttagcttataaataaaataatgattaaataaatatgaatacaaattataaaaacaaacaaaaaagcataaaaacaggtaggcctatgtgtttgtttcacaccaaataaaaatattttcctctcataactgttttaaacctggcaaactaggcgtcagggttaagaaagcaaccattggatttttatatcaaaatttcaaaaggccatggcttgaaagtggtcagagataaaatcctactgtaaatgttaaaatctttgagtataaacaaaagtttatgaagggggtaaatttacccatctaatttggaTGGCAAgtaaattatgcacctttcagtaaatactggatgaacatatttgagcagat encodes the following:
- the rad51ap1 gene encoding RAD51-associated protein 1, with the translated sequence MERPSRNRKEINYNVTDFQDDDDEDFAVKAPASKKARLDAEKRKKSTVKSASQENGHLIQDRKERTPLSDKLYERDLEAALTLSMLQTTETRAVEGLGQQVDENQAQHSAPPLSNCSVDSKNHGLNDITNEQLSPKSSKQRKAASVAQSSLKKDKDSAADEDYLPQNTPDSESESDFSEENESEEEEFTIKKGPKKSKQSKGNKKTPPPKKEKQTPKATKSKTPATTTATPSSSRGLASPTISLSPVTTNTAPALKKTPATPPMSSPVLSTSPAGGRIPKWNPPGHIGRSPSTSQGAAVKSPGQGLRLGLSRMARVKPLHPNAAAH